One window from the genome of Pyrobaculum ferrireducens encodes:
- a CDS encoding dihydrodipicolinate synthase family protein, protein MKLEGVIVATVTPFTKDGVNYEGLRLLLSKIVEAGYHGIFPTSSTGEVTKLTVEERVRVMQLAKEVAGGRALVVGGTGTGDHVSTIEVARRYRDVGVDLLLITPPYYIQYDWAAIYAFYKKVLDKVDMPVILYTIPLATGYNIPVEVFELVANEYSQVVGVKDSSGDFRYHLDLIHLLGRRLSVLQGLDMLFVPSLLMGAHGGVLAGPNFLGALTLKEYQLVREGKVAEAVELHNRLMPLWRFMGGCGLVGKLGGKWPTLYKLAAQLVHGVDMGPPREPLPPVDDKDVKELHRLLKELGLI, encoded by the coding sequence ATGAAGTTGGAGGGGGTTATCGTGGCCACGGTGACGCCCTTTACAAAAGACGGGGTTAACTACGAGGGGCTCAGGCTCCTCCTTTCAAAAATTGTGGAGGCTGGGTACCACGGCATCTTTCCCACGTCGTCAACGGGGGAGGTCACTAAGTTGACTGTTGAGGAGAGGGTGAGGGTTATGCAGTTGGCTAAGGAGGTGGCGGGGGGGAGGGCCCTAGTCGTCGGGGGCACGGGGACGGGTGACCACGTCTCGACGATCGAGGTGGCTAGGAGGTATAGAGACGTGGGGGTGGATCTCCTCTTGATCACGCCGCCTTACTACATCCAGTACGACTGGGCCGCCATATACGCCTTCTACAAAAAGGTGCTCGACAAGGTGGACATGCCGGTCATTCTCTACACCATCCCCCTGGCCACGGGGTACAACATCCCCGTGGAGGTCTTTGAGCTTGTTGCCAACGAATACAGCCAGGTGGTGGGGGTTAAGGACAGCTCTGGCGACTTCCGCTACCACCTCGACCTAATCCACCTACTGGGGAGGAGGCTCTCAGTCCTGCAGGGTCTGGACATGTTGTTCGTGCCGTCGCTGTTGATGGGGGCCCACGGCGGCGTCTTGGCGGGTCCCAACTTCCTAGGCGCTCTGACCCTCAAGGAGTACCAGCTGGTGAGAGAGGGGAAGGTGGCGGAGGCCGTGGAGCTACACAACAGGCTGATGCCGCTGTGGAGGTTTATGGGCGGCTGCGGCTTGGTGGGGAAGCTGGGTGGCAAGTGGCCCACCCTATACAAGCTCGCGGCTCAGCTGGTCCACGGCGTGGACATGGGTCCGCCGAGGGAGCCCCTCCCGCCTGTGGACGACAAAGACGTGAAGGAGCTCCACAGGCTCTTGAAGGAGCTGGGGCTTATATAG
- a CDS encoding tRNA-wybutosine modification methyltransferase TYW3 produces MGVVDRRVFEARKKAFVERLEREALQDRVDGDILPLLRLLNTHPDIYTTSSCSGRIMVAEAVRPSYSKGRGFRPVAKWHHPVDVDLVGEVAAGLDNAWLMVRGAILHLAAADAKTAYRLVELGRETGHKHSGIIAINRGGIFVEILGEERLDIPLKAGGRLMADLEAAVDMANKTLALAKLRLYWLAARIESALFGVEAPTSEEIRAVIRRFLQCL; encoded by the coding sequence GTGGGGGTTGTAGACAGGAGGGTTTTCGAGGCTCGTAAAAAGGCGTTTGTGGAGAGGCTGGAGAGGGAGGCTCTCCAAGACAGGGTGGACGGCGACATTCTGCCCCTCCTCCGCCTCCTCAACACACACCCCGACATATACACCACCTCAAGCTGTAGCGGCAGGATTATGGTGGCCGAGGCCGTGAGGCCTAGCTATAGCAAGGGGCGCGGCTTCAGGCCTGTGGCGAAGTGGCACCACCCTGTGGACGTGGACTTGGTGGGGGAGGTGGCCGCGGGGCTGGACAACGCCTGGCTAATGGTGAGGGGGGCTATTCTTCACCTAGCCGCCGCCGACGCGAAGACGGCGTATAGGCTGGTGGAGCTGGGGCGGGAGACCGGGCATAAACACAGCGGTATTATTGCCATAAACCGCGGGGGTATATTCGTGGAGATCCTCGGCGAGGAGCGGCTGGACATCCCTCTAAAAGCCGGGGGGCGCCTCATGGCAGATCTAGAGGCGGCTGTGGATATGGCTAACAAGACGCTGGCGCTGGCGAAGCTGAGGCTCTACTGGCTGGCCGCCAGGATCGAGTCGGCCCTCTTCGGCGTAGAGGCCCCCACCAGCGAGGAGATAAGAGCCGTCATTAGGAGGTTTCTCCAATGCCTTTGA
- a CDS encoding ArsR/SmtB family transcription factor: MARAKTARADTDPRRVQLLKIIEEHGAVTQGQLARLTGFSWGKLQWHLYVLERDGKVRRVSKNGVVYYVSARLTPPLLDLEEVG; encoded by the coding sequence ATGGCGAGGGCAAAAACAGCAAGAGCAGACACAGACCCCAGGAGGGTACAGCTCCTAAAAATAATAGAGGAGCACGGCGCCGTGACCCAGGGACAGCTAGCCAGACTAACTGGCTTCAGCTGGGGCAAGCTACAGTGGCACCTCTACGTCCTTGAGAGAGACGGCAAGGTGAGGAGAGTTTCTAAAAACGGCGTGGTGTACTACGTCTCGGCGCGTCTCACCCCACCTTTGTTAGATTTAGAGGAAGTGGGTTGA
- the surE gene encoding 5'/3'-nucleotidase SurE, giving the protein MRILVTNDDGIHSPGLRLLYQFAAALGEVDVVAPESPKSATGLGITLHKPLRMYEADLCGFKALATSGTPSDTVYLATLGLGRRYDLVLSGVNLGDNTSLQVILSSGTLGAAFQAALLGIPALAYSAYVESWGEVLNDKEALEIMESVVISSASFVLKRGMPRGVDVISINFPRRVKRGVRARLVKAAKLRYAQLLEERTDPRGVKYYWLYGRDLAPEPDTDVYVVLKEGNIAVTPLTLNLNAVDSEAKADIDAVIDFVEYVNASL; this is encoded by the coding sequence GTGAGGATACTTGTCACCAACGACGACGGTATCCACAGCCCGGGTCTGCGGCTTCTCTACCAATTCGCCGCGGCTCTGGGGGAGGTGGACGTGGTGGCGCCCGAGTCGCCGAAGTCTGCGACGGGGCTCGGCATCACCCTCCACAAACCCCTGCGGATGTACGAGGCTGATCTCTGCGGATTCAAGGCGCTGGCCACCTCCGGCACGCCTTCAGACACCGTCTACCTAGCCACCCTGGGCCTCGGCAGGAGGTACGACTTGGTGCTGTCCGGCGTAAATCTAGGCGACAACACCTCCCTACAGGTTATACTCTCCTCCGGCACGCTGGGAGCGGCGTTTCAAGCCGCGCTTCTCGGCATACCGGCGCTGGCCTACTCGGCATATGTCGAAAGCTGGGGGGAGGTGCTGAACGACAAGGAGGCCCTGGAGATAATGGAGTCTGTGGTGATCTCCTCAGCCAGCTTCGTACTGAAGCGGGGGATGCCGCGGGGCGTCGACGTAATTAGCATAAACTTCCCCCGAAGAGTTAAGAGGGGGGTGAGGGCCCGGCTTGTAAAAGCGGCAAAGTTGAGATACGCGCAGTTGCTGGAGGAGCGGACGGACCCCAGGGGGGTTAAGTACTACTGGCTATACGGCAGGGACCTAGCCCCCGAGCCCGACACAGATGTCTATGTAGTTCTGAAGGAGGGCAACATAGCCGTCACGCCCCTCACACTTAACCTAAACGCCGTAGATTCAGAAGCCAAGGCCGACATAGACGCCGTCATTGACTTTGTGGAGTACGTAAACGCCTCGCTATGA
- the rpsJ gene encoding 30S ribosomal protein S10 — MSLAARRKVRIRLYGTNPADVEQVAREIVDLAKKMGVQVRGPIPLPTRRLVVTVRRAPSGQGYHTYDHWEMRISKRLIDIEASERVLRRLMTIRVPDTVKIELQLV, encoded by the coding sequence ATGTCTCTAGCCGCGAGGAGGAAGGTGAGGATTAGGCTCTACGGCACGAATCCCGCCGATGTGGAGCAGGTGGCCCGCGAGATCGTCGACTTGGCTAAGAAGATGGGGGTGCAGGTGAGGGGGCCTATTCCACTGCCCACGAGGCGCCTCGTGGTGACTGTTAGAAGGGCGCCGTCTGGCCAGGGCTACCACACCTACGACCACTGGGAGATGCGCATATCTAAACGCCTCATAGACATCGAAGCTTCCGAGAGGGTTCTCAGAAGGCTCATGACAATTAGGGTGCCCGACACCGTCAAGATAGAGCTTCAGCTCGTCTAA
- the prf1 gene encoding peptide chain release factor aRF-1, whose product MGMNRPPNGVYYIKTPVELRAFINLLKKFRGYATTLITLYINAERPMPDVLNLLRSEWSTASNIKDKTTRTHVQDTLERIINNLKGEAKAPENGMAVFAGFHMINQGNYEWVYYVVVPPQPINTFKYICDTAFHTEILEDQLHAGVVYGIVVVERGEAVIALLKGGQWEVVKTVEFFVPGKHSAGGQSANRYKRQTEHLAEAFYKLVAEEVNKIFLQIPTLKGIIVGGPGPTKEDFLEEGGLDYRLKDKVLAVVPACCANEYGVTEAIRNAQEALKESEYVKAKEVMDRVMYYAVKKSDYLVYGRERALKALETGMAEVVVVAEELGEDAVLEVVMKAEEKGVKVEVVPRGVEESKTLIQAFGGYVAILSTPIWVFEQQMAQAAEAAQ is encoded by the coding sequence CTGGGCATGAACAGGCCGCCTAACGGCGTTTACTACATCAAGACGCCGGTGGAGCTCAGGGCATTTATCAACCTGCTTAAAAAGTTTAGGGGCTACGCCACTACCCTAATCACACTGTACATAAACGCAGAGAGGCCCATGCCCGACGTACTCAACCTACTCAGGTCTGAGTGGTCGACAGCCTCTAACATAAAGGACAAGACTACGAGGACACACGTCCAGGACACTCTGGAGCGGATAATAAACAACTTGAAGGGGGAGGCCAAGGCGCCGGAGAACGGCATGGCGGTTTTCGCAGGCTTCCACATGATTAACCAGGGGAACTACGAGTGGGTTTACTACGTCGTGGTGCCTCCTCAGCCGATAAACACCTTTAAATACATATGCGACACCGCCTTCCACACCGAGATTTTGGAGGATCAGCTACACGCCGGCGTCGTCTACGGCATAGTGGTTGTGGAGAGGGGGGAGGCCGTGATCGCCCTCCTCAAGGGGGGCCAGTGGGAGGTGGTTAAGACAGTGGAGTTCTTCGTCCCGGGTAAGCACAGCGCCGGCGGCCAGTCGGCGAACCGCTACAAGAGGCAGACGGAGCACCTAGCTGAGGCCTTCTATAAACTTGTGGCCGAGGAGGTGAATAAGATATTTCTCCAGATACCCACGCTGAAGGGGATAATCGTGGGCGGCCCCGGCCCCACCAAGGAGGACTTCTTAGAGGAGGGGGGCCTCGACTACCGCCTAAAGGACAAGGTCCTAGCGGTCGTGCCGGCTTGTTGCGCCAATGAGTACGGCGTCACCGAGGCCATCAGAAACGCCCAGGAGGCGCTTAAGGAGAGCGAATATGTCAAGGCTAAGGAGGTTATGGACAGGGTTATGTACTACGCGGTGAAGAAAAGCGACTACCTCGTATACGGCAGGGAGAGGGCCCTCAAGGCTTTGGAAACCGGCATGGCCGAGGTGGTGGTGGTGGCGGAGGAGCTGGGCGAAGACGCAGTGCTGGAGGTCGTGATGAAGGCAGAGGAGAAGGGAGTAAAGGTGGAGGTGGTGCCCCGCGGCGTCGAGGAGTCCAAAACCCTGATACAGGCCTTCGGCGGCTACGTCGCTATCTTATCTACGCCGATCTGGGTCTTCGAGCAACAGATGGCCCAGGCGGCAGAGGCGGCGCAGTAG